A segment of the Polyodon spathula isolate WHYD16114869_AA chromosome 1, ASM1765450v1, whole genome shotgun sequence genome:
aactaaataaaatgatatttgtgaaaaataaaacgaaaaattataaaaaataacagggCTTTAGGTATAACGCTGTGTTTTTGTATCCCTCCCAACTTTCTCTTCAACCATGTAAGTGACAACGGTTACTGTTAGATAAAACAGCAGGCCCAACTCTGGTCTCAGTTTGAATTGTTTTGCAACCTCTAGTAAGATACACAACATGCAAATCTTGCAAGTCACGGAGCTCATAGAACATTGAAActaatgtgtattttatatttgtattcaaaATTTTTCAGATTTGTTGTGAGCTGGAAGAAGCCCAAAATTCAAGCATGGTGCTGGAGCCCATTGAATGTATGCTGGATCAGATCCAAGTGTATAAGCAAGGAAACCCGTCTGTCGATGTAGAGCAAATCATTTCGCTTATCAAGGAATTTATTGACAGGAGACAACCTTCCATTATTTCCAATAGCAGGACGTCCTCAACTGAAGCTGTAGCTGGCAGTGCACCACTTTCTCAAGGATCCTCCGGAATCACAGACATGTATAGCTCTGATATTGAACCCCAGCCCATGTCTGTGCATTTTATGGAAAATTCCCAAGACTTGAATGAATCTGTGCAAGTTTATGGCGAAGTAAATGCAGATTTAGTAAGTCCAGACAGCGGCTTAGCCACTATTCGAAGCAATCGTTCTTCCAAAGAGAGTTCAGTCTTTCTTAGTGACGACAGCCCTGTTGCAGAAGTAGTAAGTTCTTATCTCAACCCTGTCCATGGTTTCCCCTCCTTTAatcctgtgtgtgaatgtgaaacTACGCAGGAGCAAAAGCCTCTGTCAGTGAGCAAGAATGAGAATTATGATATGTTCAGCTTTGATCCATTACACAACAGCAATGTCCCCTCTGTGACAAGTGATGctgatttttcttttgcaaatgaTTTCTTAATCTTTCAGCCTTTAGACATACAGGCGCAAACACAACTTGATGACAGAGTAACACAAAGTCAATTGGAAAAGGACATGCCCACCCTTTCGGCAGATGGAGAAGCCAGACTGGTTGAATTCTATGACGGATCAGTCCATCAGGTGGCAAATGAAGATAAAATTGCATTGGAAGATCAGTTTTCCACAGAGTATGCCCCAGCAGAACTTATAAGCAACCCTATAGGAGATAACATGGACAGAAAGGTTCCACGAACACCAATGAATAGCCTTGTAGAGTGTTCACCTTTGGATGATGGATTGCCAGCTTTTTTTCCAGAAGATGTCATAGAGAAAATAAGTGAAATGGGTAACAAAGATTATGCTTTAGCAAGTTTTTGTCAACCTAAAATGTGGAATGACTTTGAGGTAGATGCCAAGCAAACAACTTCAGAAACTGAGGGTATATGGAATGCACATGAGCAAAGTCCTGATTTGATAATGGAATATAATCGGACCAGCCAAGTTAAAAGTATGTGCCCTGACCAGCCTGAAAACATTATTAAGGAATATAACTCCTTTCTGCAAGGCGATACAGACATGAAACAAACCGTAATTTCCCCTAACTCAGAAGACGAGTGCCTGTGGCACGGTCCTTTTAGTCAGACTGTACTAAAGAGCACTGATACCCTTGACCAACATGCTGTGGAAtcacacaatactgtacaatatgacAATAAAACCAAAGAAATATTAGATGACATACGTCAAGGCAAAATGTTGACACAGCAGGATGAAAATACATCCCCATTAGATATGTGGGACAATGCTGTActcaataaaaaagaaaggacCCAATTACAAGACAGTTCTGATGAAACAAGATTAAATTTAAGTGGTAAAGGTCTTGAAAATAATGGCCCAGAGGAAATAGGAATAGAAACCTCGACAGCTACTGGATCTGAAATCAGAAATTCTTCCTTAAATGATCTGCTTTGTACTACAAGCAATGCTGACTTGTTCCCATCTATGGAGAATGTTCAGTCAACTGCATTTAGACTAGAAGGTGACAATTGGTTCAATAACCAAAATGTTCATTACCGTCAGGAAAAACAAGATGTGGCGTGTTTTATCATGGATCATAACACTTTAACAGACCAGCCAACATCTGTAAATACCCAAGTTATTACTATATTATATCAAGGGGAGACTGAGTCAGATGTATCGCGGTCTGATTTTAGCCCCCTAACCCCAGACATGAAAAATGTGACAGCTGTTGAGACACATTTGGCTGTGACAGAGAAAAGTAGCAAAGGTGGGCCTGTCATCTCTGAGGAAGACAGAGAGATTTTGTCTAACAATCCTGTTTTGTGCAGTGATGGTGTTTTGGAGTCTAAGCCGTTGTTCAGTGAAGACATTTTCCCAGCAGCTGAAAACACCCAGTCTGGATATTCAGAAGCATGGAATTCACCTGTTGAAAGTCCCGCAACTGTTTTTGAGGATACATTTTCAACAACTGATGTACTAGATATGCAAGAAAGGAAAATGGATGACAATCCTGCATTTCTGGCTTCACAGTACACCAGCATTATTTTGgatgacaaacaaaaacatccaATTGAAGAAAATCTTTATAGCAATAACCCGTTCCCTCAAGAAAGTCATCACGCAGAAACATATAACTGGAACACCAGCCTCTTTTCTTCAGATCTTTGGATCCCAGGCATGCTTGGAGACATCCAGCTTACACCCCccgaagaagaaaaaatatttaaaccgGAAGCACCCGAAACATCCTATGATAAAGCAAATGTGGAACTAATGAAAGAGGGTCAACAAACTCCAGAGATTTCAGAGAAAGGCCTTTTACCTACAAAGGAAGAATCTTGTGAAACAGATATGTGGAGCAGTTTGGTTGAAAAAGACCACCAGAAAATTAGCAACTCTGCTATTCCAGAGAGCATACCAATTTGGAATACAACCATTAGGGATGACACACGGTCTTGTGACACAAGTCCGGGGACCGATGATTCCTCAGAGAGTTCTGAAATGTGGAATGCACtaggtcagagaggctctttggTGAACCCTCTCCAGGTTATGCAGGAGAGCATGGATATGTGGAATACAACCATACAAGAGGATTCACAGCCTTCTGAAACCACTCCTGAAGAAAGAGGAAGCAGTGGGAATCTGGAACTATGGGGCACATCAACGGAAAATCTATTTCAGACCGATGTGGATTATTTTGAAAGCTCTGAAATTGGTCCAGCTGAATCCATCTGCTCAGCCAATGAAGATGGAGATTTCAATGAGGTTAATACTCAGACCTCCACAATATTACATGCAGGATACCCTAATTTGTGTGACGACACAGAAATTAATTCAGGAActcaaaaatcagatgtttggaGTAGAACAGAACCAAACAAcgataaaataaatatgaagtcTAGTGAGCATGATGAAGAAATCAGTTTGCCAGTTTATGCTCAAGTCCCAAGGACAGTGGCTGGGGAACTTTCTGTTTGTGACACACTAATTAGTGAAATAGAATTCGATCATTCAGATACACCAGGACATGGTCATAACACACCACCTTTTGCAGAAGAACCTGAGGGTTTACATGACATGTATAATGTATCCCCAAAATATGATGACCAACCTGATACCAATGTTTGGAATGCAATTAGACCCGATGAGGCCCTGGACCAGCAAACCTGTGAACAAGAAGAAGTCAATGAGGGCCCTTACCAGCTAACTTCTGAAAACCagtatgaaaaatacaaaaatgaggcTCCCCATGTAAATATAGAGGTTTTTGGAGAAACTACAAAACCATTATCCAATGCATCAGTTGTTGTTTCCAgcactgaaaatgtaattgtggaGACAGCTGATATTATCACTGCTGAACTCGGAGGGTCCAGTCAATTGCTATCATTTGAACCAGCCTTGTGGAACAGTTCTTTGGAGACAGTTTCATCAAAAGAAGATAATGAAAATCTCAGTATTAATAGCCAGCGCAGCCAAGAGGTTAGCTTACAGATCTCGCAAAGGATTGACAGTGTATTAGGATCTACCAAAATGCAGGAAGCGCAAGCAAAAAAAACTGCTATGGGTTGTAGTGATAGTATACACGATTATTTAGCATCTCTAGGAACACAAGCAGCTGATTCAGAAATCAGTTCTTTAACATCATTTGAACAGGAAGACAGTGATAAGAAAGTCAACTATAGTGGCATCGATTTGGTTACTCCTCCACCTAGAAAAGACTACTTTTCTCCTGAAGAGGATGATTTGGAAGCAAAGCAAATATCTACCAATGAACCCCATCACACCATGGAAGCATTAGAGGTTTTTTCAGATGCATTTTCATCTGATGCCACTTCACCAGCAGATTTCACTGGTTTTGAAACAACAGAAGATGAAATTACAATCATTCAGGAGTCACCTTACATGGGGGAGAAGGGACCAGAGAAATTTTCTTTTGATGTAGAGGGTGTGAACACCACTCAGAAAATGGACAGTAGCACagaatctcattttaaaaaagaaaacccctGCACCATGGAAGCTTCTGAACAAGAAACAGAAGACAGTAATCCCTTGATCCCAGCAGGTGGAGCAATGGCACCAGCTAAATGTACCTTTGCAACAACAGATGGAGCATCGTTCGGTCAAGTAGAGCAGGTGGTTTTTATGGCTAAGAGTGCAGAAAGTATGTATACCTCAGTACAAAATGTAATGTACCCATCTGATAGCAAAATGGCATATTGTAGTATATCGACTGAAGTCCAGCACATTGATGTTTGGGAGAATCTGTCACCAGAAGAAAATGTGGGAAACTCCGAACTAGCACAAAACATAAATACCCATGAAGAGTATGAAGAACATTTAATTGACTCAAGTGAAAGTGGTAGTAACAGCTTTTTGGAAGTGTGCTACGACCGACAGGACCACCATTTGGTGGTAGACGGTGCATCAAATGCATCTTCAGTATCCTTTACAGAGGTAGGCCATGGCTTATTGGACACTGAGTCCATGGATGGATATAAGACCAGCCCTGAGCTGCTTGAAATGGGGAGCAGTGAGGATGTTGGGGTGAATTCAGACGAAGAATCATTTGGATTGGAAATGGATTATATCATTGTTTCAGGCAGGGAAAGTGCATTGCTTAAAGAGGACATTGCAGAACACAGACAAGAAGATCAGGTTTCTCAAGAAGTCAGCACACAGATGATAACTACAGACCCGCAAGAGTCTGTTTCTACAAGTTCACCAAAAACATTAAAGCAGAGTTTGGCTAATCCAGAGAAGTATAGTTCCCTTGATTTTGACAGTGTTGCTAGGGTCAAAGAATCTCAAGAAGAGCCAAAAGACAGCAAGGAATCTCCAGATGAAAAACAGAATTGGATGTTTGAAGAAAGAAGCAACACTCTGGATAGCTCACCCGAAGAATGCTCGAGCATAACTGACACTGCTGGGTCAGGTTCAGAAATTTCAGCCAAGGAAGTCTGCTCACCATTTAACAGTAATGGTCTAGATAAAGATGAGAGTTTCTTTTTACATTATAGTAATGCACCCTGTGATTCTGCAGGCAAGGAACAGGTTAAAGAAATGGATGTTTTAGATTCGCTGGAGATGAATACCTGTCCTGTACCAGATTATTTTCCAGAGAGTAGAAAGGAGTTAGAAAACAAAGCTGGGTCCAGTTTTGGAAATTCAGTCAAGGAAGCCTCCTTCCGAAGTAGCAGCACTGTTGTAGATGAAGCAGAGAGCTTCTTGTTACATGGTATTGGCACGCCTCATGAATCTACAGGCAAGGAGATGGACCTGCTTGGAGAACAGATTACAGAAACTGTGATAAAAGTGTTCGACTCCTCAGATGTGAAAACCAGTCTTGTACATGCTGatttcacagagaacagaacacaGCTAGAAAACATGCTCCAACTATCTAgtccactaggtggcagtgtaGTCGAACACCCAATGATGAATATAGAGGTGGACTTTCCAGAAGAACATCTTTCAGCTAAGGATGCTTGGTAAGTAACTGAAAACAACTAAAACTATACATGTTTCTGATTTGTTGTCTTGGGCAGTGACTTACTTTGGTGTGGTTAAGTTGTTCCACCTGTGATTTAAATTAAAGGTAAAAAGTGTCAGTGTGAGAAGGGCCAGTGTTACCACTTAAATAACATAAGGCAAAGCATTTAACAGACATAGAAACTGAGCGCAATTCGGGACTGCTGACAAGTATAACcgaaaatgtttatattataattatatatattaaggaTTCAAAACAGTTAAAATCTGACATGTGAGAAGTGTCTATTCCTGTTCGACAGAAACAAGCACAGAGGATTTCTATGTCTCTCTATGCTTATACGCATAAACCTATTTGCAGTTTTGGAATATTTCCTCTGGCATAGGGAAGATTTCACAATGAAACCCTGGGTATTAAATGGTAATGGTCCAGATGAAagggtaaatgtattttttggctCCCTTGCTAAGGGAGTCTGTTATTTGAACTCCAGGGGGAATATACAAGCAGAAGTGTTTATAAAAGTGCATATGCCTCATCAATTATGCTTAAATGCATCATTAGTGCacagtatttaaagtatttaattcagtttttttctttagcttattgtatttttttatttaaaaaataataatgtattgtacTATGTAAACATTCAGTTGACATACATTTAGATTTTTGTCTAATAGTGTGACACTTGGGGACAGGTTAACATTATGTTTAGCATTGGGATTATCGTCAAGGGGTTTGTATTTGTGGTACAACCCAACAAACAACAAATAGTTGCAGGCTGACTGGCTATGTGGTAAAAACAAATATACCTGACAGGTACTGAATAATCACAGTATAGAGGTACAGTATCTGGTTTTTGTGGTGCATTTTCAATAAGAATAAAATAGTTCTGAAAAAAGATTAGATTgagattctgaaaaatatagtgttgcacGTCTCCACTTTTTGCTACAACTGTGTAAATAAcatacttctattttttttttcttttcattgttaacatcctgacagctttttacacttataactttaaagtctttttaaagctattttcaaaatgtctggtcTAGTGCACTGGTAGTGCAAggattgtccacattgtcaaacaggtaacacagcaataacgatccatgatgtggtacggaacagaaaagccagagcacttgttatgttttttggtttttcattaaATTGCTCTTCCTTCAGTGATTTAAAGgacctcaaaccccagtgcatcAGAGCagctattttgaaaagagctttgaaactgacATTAAAGCTGTAAGTATAAAATGTTgtaaggatgttaacaatgaaaagaaaaactgcagGTACTTTAAGCAGTTGTAggaacacgtggggatgtgtaatgctttCAGAACCCCATTACTCTTACTCTGTTAATATATAGTTACCATGCCATCAAATCCCTACACATACCTTTAATGTCTGTTTATCACACACTCTCCCATAACAAAACATTTGCTAGCTAATGTTTAACTTTAATGCCATGTTAAAACAGCATTAAACAGTCTGTTTTCTGGCAGCTATTTAGAGGTCACCCATGAACTTCTGTGCCAGGAGCCCAAGGCAAAGATTTGCTTATCAGCCCCAGAGGGTGTAGAGAAGGACATCAAAGAAGACTTTTCAAGGTCAGTGATTCATTCAGTGACTCATTGTCagtgttaattttatttaaagatgTTTATTCAACTGCTATAAAGCGATTGATCgaaatacaactgtttaaatcattataaTGGGGCCGTTTGAGGTTGTGAAAGTCAAACAAATACAGTGGATTTCAGTCTCACTGCATGTTTCCTTATATGAAAATATTGTATGTAAAACACCAGGGAAGATTCTATGCTAATGATTTAGGTAAGTCTTCCTCAAGAGAAAGAAACACAGACaacagtcaaaatgtttgtcgtTGAGTTAAGAagttattttttagtattactgcatCTACCACTATTGAGTATTTTATAGTTATGGTGATATTTGTATgagacttttttgtttatttttagctttacCTCAGATTGTGTAGAAAAACCATTTGGCTATTGTCATCTGTATACCTTTGTAGAATATTAATGCAGAAAGATATATTTTATGTTGTCTTTGATAAAGACTCTGTAGACAGCTACAATATAGCTGGTAAAAGATTTCTAGAAACATCTAAAGACCACTTTAGTAAAGTAGGAAATCTTCAGGAAGTGTTTTCTACAATATTTCTTGTTAAACAAGCTATTATTGATTTCTTGTTATTAGAAATGtactaaaaaacacaaactattaCCTTCTGTTCTGCTATTTGGCAGGTCATTTATATTATGAAGTAAATCATTGTTAACCACTAGGTGGCAAAAGTGTATTATACTCTTAACTAACAGATATGTAAAACATGTTTCCTGTGCACAGGAAATACAACTTGCATTAATGTATAATACCAACATATTGCGTATTTTACTGAATTTATTTGTCTTTCAGCATCAaggtaaatattttattgttatagaTGTAAGGTATTGACCCTTGTTATGTCACTGCAACAGAGAATTATAGGGAAAGGACTTTAGACTTTAAACATGAGTCATAGTTTATATTCCACTTTAACAAAGTGAGCATGGTGCAAATATGCCTTTCAAACTTCCGGGTAGGTCATTTGGATACAGATACATAGAGTAAAGGTAAGTAACTCTAAATATAAAATCTACTAGttggggggggacggggacgacACATCTTCTTGATATAATACATATGCATGTGTTTCTTCTCTATAAGATGCTAAGAGATATTAAGATATGCTCAACATGTCATTTAAGTAGAGACCTCTACTAAGAAACTGAAAGTAAAATTAGGGCCTGTTGAGAGATTTGACAGCAG
Coding sequences within it:
- the LOC121318871 gene encoding uncharacterized protein LOC121318871 isoform X3, producing the protein MKSSEHDEEISLPVYAQVPRTVAGELSVCDTLISEIEFDHSDTPGHGHNTPPFAEEPEGLHDMYNVSPKYDDQPDTNVWNAIRPDEALDQQTCEQEEVNEGPYQLTSENQYEKYKNEAPHVNIEVFGETTKPLSNASVVVSSTENVIVETADIITAELGGSSQLLSFEPALWNSSLETVSSKEDNENLSINSQRSQEVSLQISQRIDSVLGSTKMQEAQAKKTAMGCSDSIHDYLASLGTQAADSEISSLTSFEQEDSDKKVNYSGIDLVTPPPRKDYFSPEEDDLEAKQISTNEPHHTMEALEVFSDAFSSDATSPADFTGFETTEDEITIIQESPYMGEKGPEKFSFDVEGVNTTQKMDSSTESHFKKENPCTMEASEQETEDSNPLIPAGGAMAPAKCTFATTDGASFGQVEQVVFMAKSAESMYTSVQNVMYPSDSKMAYCSISTEVQHIDVWENLSPEENVGNSELAQNINTHEEYEEHLIDSSESGSNSFLEVCYDRQDHHLVVDGASNASSVSFTEVGHGLLDTESMDGYKTSPELLEMGSSEDVGVNSDEESFGLEMDYIIVSGRESALLKEDIAEHRQEDQVSQEVSTQMITTDPQESVSTSSPKTLKQSLANPEKYSSLDFDSVARVKESQEEPKDSKESPDEKQNWMFEERSNTLDSSPEECSSITDTAGSGSEISAKEVCSPFNSNGLDKDESFFLHYSNAPCDSAGKEQVKEMDVLDSLEMNTCPVPDYFPESRKELENKAGSSFGNSVKEASFRSSSTVVDEAESFLLHGIGTPHESTGKEMDLLGEQITETVIKVFDSSDVKTSLVHADFTENRTQLENMLQLSSPLGGSVVEHPMMNIEVDFPEEHLSAKDACYLEVTHELLCQEPKAKICLSAPEGVEKDIKEDFSRSLPEDVGMDVSFEEDMLGPDGADNRPAEPPNSLDLNGAHPQRKKLSAPEINLSLDQSEGSILSDDNLDTPDDLDINVDDLDTPDEADSLDYTGHGNELEWGEAQDTKEDDPKEQAEQIPEYTAEEERQDARLWRTVVIGEQEHRIDMKSIEPYQKVISHGGYYGDGLNAIIVFAACFLPDSSRADYHYVMENLFLYVISTLELMVAEDYMIVYLNGATPRRKMPGLGWIKKCYQMIDRRLRKNLKSFIIVHPSWFIRTILAITRPFISSKFSNKIKYVNSLAELGELIPMEYVHIPESIIKYEDKSSIKRYTCMRLDEELKEAAESNKVDKNIPQSKP
- the LOC121318871 gene encoding uncharacterized protein LOC121318871 isoform X6, which translates into the protein MKSSEHDEEISLPVYAQVPRTVAGELSVCDTLISEIEFDHSDTPGHGHNTPPFAEEPEGLHDMYNVSPKYDDQPDTNVWNAIRPDEALDQQTCEQEEVNEGPYQLTSENQYEKYKNEAPHVNIEVFGETTKPLSNASVVVSSTENVIVETADIITAELGGSSQLLSFEPALWNSSLETVSSKEDNENLSINSQRSQEVSLQISQRIDSVLGSTKMQEAQAKKTAMGCSDSIHDYLASLGTQAADSEISSLTSFEQEDSDKKVNYSGIDLVTPPPRKDYFSPEEDDLEAKQISTNEPHHTMEALEVFSDAFSSDATSPADFTGFETTEDEITIIQESPYMGEKGPEKFSFDVEGVNTTQKMDSSTESHFKKENPCTMEASEQETEDSNPLIPAGGAMAPAKCTFATTDGASFGQVEQVVFMAKSAESMYTSVQNVMYPSDSKMAYCSISTEVQHIDVWENLSPEENVGNSELAQNINTHEEYEEHLIDSSESGSNSFLEVCYDRQDHHLVVDGASNASSVSFTEVGHGLLDTESMDGYKTSPELLEMGSSEDVGVNSDEESFGLEMDYIIVSGRESALLKEDIAEHRQEDQVSQEVSTQMITTDPQESVSTSSPKTLKQSLANPEKYSSLDFDSVARVKESQEEPKDSKESPDEKQNWMFEERSNTLDSSPEECSSITDTAGSGSEISAKEVCSPFNSNGLDKDESFFLHYSNAPCDSAGKEQVKEMDVLDSLEMNTCPVPDYFPESRKELENKAGSSFGNSVKEASFRSSSTVVDEAESFLLHGIGTPHESTGKEMDLLGEQITETVIKVFDSSDVKTSLVHADFTENRTQLENMLQLSSPLGGSVVEHPMMNIEVDFPEEHLSAKDACYLEVTHELLCQEPKAKICLSAPEGVEKDIKEDFSRSLPEDVGMDVSFEEDMLGPDGADNRPAEPPNSLDLNGAHPQRKKLSAPEINLSLDQSEGSILSDDNLDTPDDLDINVDDLDTPDEADSLDYTGHGNELEWGEAQDTKEDDPKEQAEQIPEYTAEEERQDARLWRTVVIGEQEHRIDMKSIEPYQKVISHGGYYGDGLNAIIVFAACFLPDSSRADYHYVMENLFLYVISTLELMVAEDYMIVYLNGATPRRKMPGLGWIKKCYQMIDRRLRKNLKSFIIVHPSWFIRTILAITRPFISSKFSNKIKYVNSLAELGELIPMEYVHIPESIIKLDEELKEAAESNKVDKNIPQSKP
- the LOC121318871 gene encoding uncharacterized protein LOC121318871 isoform X7 yields the protein MKSSEHDEEISLPVYAQVPRTVAGELSVCDTLISEIEFDHSDTPGHGHNTPPFAEEPEGLHDMYNVSPKYDDQPDTNVWNAIRPDEALDQQTCEQEEVNEGPYQLTSENQYEKYKNEAPHVNIEVFGETTKPLSNASVVVSSTENVIVETADIITAELGGSSQLLSFEPALWNSSLETVSSKEDNENLSINSQRSQEVSLQISQRIDSVLGSTKMQEAQAKKTAMGCSDSIHDYLASLGTQAADSEISSLTSFEQEDSDKKVNYSGIDLVTPPPRKDYFSPEEDDLEAKQISTNEPHHTMEALEVFSDAFSSDATSPADFTGFETTEDEITIIQESPYMGEKGPEKFSFDVEGVNTTQKMDSSTESHFKKENPCTMEASEQETEDSNPLIPAGGAMAPAKCTFATTDGASFGQVEQVVFMAKSAESMYTSVQNVMYPSDSKMAYCSISTEVQHIDVWENLSPEENVGNSELAQNINTHEEYEEHLIDSSESGSNSFLEVCYDRQDHHLVVDGASNASSVSFTEVGHGLLDTESMDGYKTSPELLEMGSSEDVGVNSDEESFGLEMDYIIVSGRESALLKEDIAEHRQEDQVSQEVSTQMITTDPQESVSTSSPKTLKQSLANPEKYSSLDFDSVARVKESQEEPKDSKESPDEKQNWMFEERSNTLDSSPEECSSITDTAGSGSEISAKEVCSPFNSNGLDKDESFFLHYSNAPCDSAGKEQVKEMDVLDSLEMNTCPVPDYFPESRKELENKAGSSFGNSVKEASFRSSSTVVDEAESFLLHGIGTPHESTGKEMDLLGEQITETVIKVFDSSDVKTSLVHADFTENRTQLENMLQLSSPLGGSVVEHPMMNIEVDFPEEHLSAKDACYLEVTHELLCQEPKAKICLSAPEGVEKDIKEDFSRSLPEDVGMDVSFEEDMLGPDGADNRPAEPPNSLDLNGAHPQRKKLSAPEINLSLDQSEGSILSDDNLDTPDDLDINVDDLDTPDEADSLDYTGHGNELEWGGAESAAGLYAEAQDTKEDDPKEQAEQIPEYTAEEERQDARLWRTVVIGEQEHRIDMKSIEPYQKVISHGGYYGDGLNAIIVFAACFLPDSSRADYHYVMENLFLYVISTLELMVAEDYMIVYLNGATPRRKMPGLGWIKKCYQMIDRRLRKNLKSFIIVHPSWFIRTILAITRPFISSKFSNKIKYVNSLAELGELIPMEYVHIPESIIKVDKNIPQSKP